The genomic interval GAAGAAGATCAACCGTACCCGGCGCGGGCCGAGTTCGACGGTGGGGGCGGGGGCTTGCGGTGGCGCTTCGAGCCTTTCCTCGTGCGTCGCAGTCGTCACGCCCACGTCCCGCTCCCCTCGTCGCGCCTGACCCGCATTTCCCGCATAAGGCGACAACTACGAGCAAGCGCGACGAGTTACGGCACGCCGGAGGGCCGTACGGAGATCCACTCGATCCGGTGACCGAGGGCAACGTCCGCCCGGCACCGGGGACTTACTTCTCGACCTCGGCGGCGAGCCGGTCGAGGAGGGAGTCGTAGATCCGGCCGAGGCCCTTGGGGGCGAAGGTCTTCTCGAAGAAGCCGCCGATACCGCCGGCGCCCTGCCAGGTGGTGGTCACGACGACGCGGGACTTGCCCTCGCCGGCCGGGGTGACCCGCCAGGTGGTGACCATGGAGGAGTTGCGGTCCTTCTCGACGAGCTCGCCGTCGGTGGGCTCGGTGACCTCCAGGAGGCAGTCGCGCACGCGCTTGCTGGTGGCCTGGAGCTTCCAGTGGACGAGGGTGCCCTCGCCGTCGCCGCCCTCGCGCACCTCGTACTCGCTGAACTGCTCGGGCAGCACCTTCGAGCGCGTGCCGCTGTAGTCGGCGACGGCGTCGAACACCTTCTCCGCGTCCGCCGCGACGATCCGCTCCGTAGTGGCCTCGACCTGCGCCATCGACTTCCTCCAGGACTTCGGGTTCTCGGGTGTTCTCGGGCTGGGGGCAAGCCAACCACCCCCGCCTGCGGGCGCCCAAATCGGGGTTGCACAGAAAATCGAACAAGTGTTTCACTCAAGGGGCAGTGCTACCGAGGAGGCCTCATGCGCTGGGAGAACCTCACCGAGTCCGCGGAACACGGACGGGCCGACGCCGCTCTCTTCGGCGCCGACGCGGTGGTCAGCCGTACCTTCGACACACCCGAGTTCGCCGGGATCACGTTCCACGAGATCCGGGCCCGCTCGATCATCAACCGGGTGCCGGGCGCCTCCCGCATGCCCTTCGAGTGGACGGTGAACCCCTACCGGGGCTGCTCCCACGCGTGTGTGTACTGCTTCGCCCGCAAGACCCACAGCTATCTCGACCTGGACACCGGTCTCGGCTTCGACTCGCAGATCGTGGTCAAGGTGAACGCCCCCGAGCTGCTGCGCCGCCAGCTGGGCTCGCGCCGCTGGGCCGGCGACCACATAGCGATGGGCACCAACGTCGACTGCTACCAGCGCGCGGAGGGCCGCTACCGGCTGATGCCGGGCATCCTCGCCGCCCTGCGCGACCACGCGAACCCCTTCTCGATCCTGACGAAGGGCACACTGATCCTGCGCGACCTGGACCTGCTCCGGCAGGCCGCCGCGGTGACGGACATCGGCATCTCGGTCTCGGTCGGCTTCACCGACCCGGAACTGTGGCGCACGGTGGAGCCGGGTACACCCGCCCCGGAGCGCCGCCTGGACGTCGTACGGACACTGGGCGAGCACGGCATCGGGTGCGGGGTGCTGATGGCGCCGGTGATCCCGTTCCTGAGCGACACTCCGGCGCAGCTGCGGGCGACCGTGCGCGCGATCGCCGCCTCGGGGGCCACCTCGGTCACCCCGCTGGTGCTGCATCTGCGGCCCGGCGCCCGGGAGTGGTTCATGGCCTGGCTGAACCGGGAGCACCCGTATCTGGTACGCCGTTACGAGCGGCTCTACGCGGACGGCGCCTACGCTCCGAAGTGGTATCAGCGCCGGATCACCCGTCAGGTCCATGAGCTGGCCCAGGAGTACGGCATCGGTCCCACGGGCGCGGGGATGCCCCGGCGGATCCGGGAGCCGGAGCCCGAGGTCGAGCCGATGTCCGAACCTGTCCAACTCACGTTGATCTGAGAGCGTTCGAGCGCATCGGACTGCCCAATCGGGTCAACTATCGTCAGAACAGGTTCTTCCGGGCGCACTTTCCGGGACGATGCGGCAGGGACCGTGACCCGCGCGGTCCGGAACCCTCCGTCCTGGGAGGACCCCATGAGAAAACGCGCAGCCGTGCTGTGCGGTGCCGCGGTCGTCGTGGCCGGGACCTTCACCTCGGTCCCCGCCGACGCCAGCGCCCCTCACACCACACCATCCGTCCACGCCGCGAAGCTCACCTGGAAGAAATGCGGCACCGCCGACTACCCGACGCTTCAGTGCGCGTCCCTCAAGGTGCCGCTCGATCACGCGAACCCGGGCGGGCAGCAGATCACCCTCGCGCTGTCCCGGGTCCCGCACACCGCGAAGAAGTACCAGGGCCCCCTGCTGGTCAACCCCGGCGGCCCCGGCGGCAGCGGTCTGACGTTCGCCGGGTTCATCGCCTCGGGCCTGCCCAAGGCCGTCGCGGCCCAGTACGACGTCATCGGCTTCGACCCGCGCGGGGTGGGCAAGAGCAAGCCCGCCCTCGACTGCAAGCCGGGTCACTTCAACCCGGTGCGCCCGAACTCCGTGCCGAGCACACCCGCGATCGAGAGGGCCAACCTCAAGCGCGCCCAGTCCTTCGCCGCCGCCTGCGGCCGGAAGTACGCGAGCGTGCTGCCGTACATCGACACCATCAGTGCCGTTCGGGACATGGACTCGATCCGCCAGGCCCTCGGCGCCAGGAGGATCAACTACTTCGGTTACTCGTACGGCACCTACCTGGGCGCGGTCTACGCGAAGCTCTTCCCGCACCAGGTGCGCCGCCTGGTCCTGGACTCGATCGTCGACCCGACCGGCGTCTGGTACGACGACAACCTCGCCCAGGACTACGCCTTCAACGACCGGCACCGCGCACTGATGGCCTGGATCGCCAAGTACGACACCACGTACAAGCTCGGCACCGACCCGGAGAGGATCGAGGCCAAGTGGTACGCGATGCGGGCGGCCCTCGCCAAGAAGCCCGCGGGCGGCAAGGTCGGCGCCTCCGAGCTGGAGGACACCTTCATCCCGGGCGGCTACTACAACGGCTACTGGCCCTACCTGGCCGAGGCGTTCGCGGCGTACGTGAACCACAAGGACACCGACCCGCTGGTCGAGGCGTACGAGAACTTCGCCGCCGTCGACGCCTCCGGGGACAACGGCTACAGCATCTACACCTCGGTGCAGTGCCGTGACGCCTCCTGGCCGCGCGACTGGCGCCAGTGGCAGAAGGACAACTGGGACGTGTACGAGAAGGCGCCGTTCATGGCCTGGAACAACGCCTGGTACAACGCACCGTGCGCGTTCTGGCCCACGAAGTCGCTGAGCCCGGTGAACATCGCCAACGGCAAGCTGCCGCCGGTTCTGCTCTTCCAGGCGACGAACGACGCGGCCACCCCGTACGAGGGCGGTGTCACGGTGCACCGGCTGCTGGCGGGCTCCAGTCTCGTCGTCGAGGAGGGCGGCGGGAACCACGGCGTCACGCTCAGCGGGAACACGTGCCTGGACACGTACCTGGCCACGTATCTGACCGACGGCAAGGTGCCGCGTGGCGGCGGCGAGGCCGACGCGGTCTGCCAGGCGCTGCCCGATCCGAAACCGCTGACCGCCAAGGCGGCGTCGACATCCTCGCGCGGCGCGGCGCTGCACCGGCTGCTCGGCTCCCGCGGCTGAGCGTCCGAGGCTCCTTCGGGGACCGGAACTGTCAGTGGCGTGGTCCACCATGGACGCAGTGAGCTGACCAGGATTCCCGCCCCCGACGGGGTGGCCCCCGCGGCCCAGTACTCCCACGTGGTGCTGGGCCGCGGCCGCTTCGTGGCGGTCTCGGGCCAGGTCTTCGAGAACCTCCGGCGCTGTCCGGCCGCCGCCGGAGCGACCTTCGACGACGTCCTCAAACTCACCTACTCCGTCACGGACATGGCCCACCTGCCGGCGATCCGAGCGGCCCGCGCCGCGCACAGAGGCGTTCGCGGTGCTGCGGGAGTAAATCGAAGGCCGTCGGGGGCGGTGGCTGCCTAGGGTGCCGTCATGGACGACCCTCTCCTCATCCGCGAGATGACCCTCGCCGACTGCGACCGCGTCGCCGAGATCCGGATCCGGGGCTGGCAGAGCGCGTACCGGGGCCTCATGCCTCAGCCGTTCCTCGACGCGCTCAGTGTGAGAGAGGACGCCGAGCGCCGCCGGGCCCGGTTCGGGCAGGGCGGCGCCGCCGTGGTGGACCTGGTCGCCGAGCGGGACGGCGAGATCCTCGGCTGGGCCTGCCACGGCCCCTACCGCGACGGCGACATCCGCACCGAGGACGCCGAGTTGTACGCGATCTACGTGGACCCGCGGCGGTACGGCAGCGGTCTCGGACACGCCCTGCTCCAGGAGTCCGTACGCCGCTGCGCGACTGCCGGCCGACGGTGCCGAGGACCCCTACGACGTGGACGGCGTCCTCGTGCCCGAGGTGCGGTACCTGAAGGACCTGTCCCTGTGACACCTCACCTCTGCCGGGGGATCCGCGCGAGCGCCCGCACCGCCGCCTCCGCCAGCGACGGATGCGCGAGAGCCTCGTGCAGTACGGGTCTGGCCCGGGCGTCGGCCAGCGTGCCGAGCCCCTCCACGCAGGCGAGCGCCACGCGGCGGTAGGGATCGCGCGGGTGCAGTCGGCGCTCCAGTGTGGTGATGAGGGCGGGCACGGACTCGGGGGCGCGCAGTTCGGCCAGCAGCCGGACCGGGTGCAGGGCGTAGGCGACCCTCAGTTCGTTGGTGGCGAGGGCGGCGGCCGCGCGGGCCGTGCGCGGGTCGTCGAGCCGCGCGAGGGCGTACGCGGCGGCGGCGCAGCGCGGCGGATCGCGGTGGTTGAGGAGCAGGACGAGCGACTCGAAGGCCCGGCGGTCCCCGGCGAGGCCGAGCCGGAACGCGGCCAGTTCCCGGGCCCACAACGGCTGTCCGGGTTCGGTGAGCACTCCGGCCAGCTCGTCCGGGTCCTCGGTCGCCACCAGACGGTCGAAGGCGGCCGACGCTCCCGACTCCCGCCGTAAGCGCTCCGTGAGCGATCGCAACTCTTCGTCCATGAACCCGAGGTTAGGCGGCCCGCCCGGGGCGCGGGACGTACATCACAAATCCGGGGGCTGGCGCGCTCGTTACCCACCGGTTAAGCTCAGACGAGCGAGTTACCCACTCGCGGAACTCCTTGCGGTGGCCTGGTGACGCAGCCGCCGTGAGAGCAGTCGGTTCGGTACCTCAGGTACCACCAGTACGACCCGGCCTGGGACAGGGCCGGTCGGATCCACCGTTCTCCGGGCCTGTGCAAGGCCTGTGACGACGGCCCGGGCGTGTGCGCTCGCAGCCCGGCAACACCCGCACGCAGCAGTTCCTCACGCACCCGGTGCGCCCCTCGGCGTACCGGGTCGCGTTCCCAGTCGTCACCCTCATTCCTGGAGTTCCGCGATGGCCACTCCCCTGTCCGACCCCTCTCTGTCCCCTCTCCAGACGATCGCCGTCGTGGGCCTCGGCACCATGGGCACCGGTATCGCCGAGGTCCTCGCCAGGGCCGGCCGCAATGTCGTCGGCATCGACATCAGCGAGGCACAGACCGCCAAGGCCGTCGCCACCCTGGAGACCGCGACGGCCCGTGCCGTGGAGCGCGGCCGGCTCACCGAGCAGGAGCGCGCGGACGTCCTCGCCCGCGTCCACGTCTCCACCGACCTGCGGGCGGCTGCCGACGCCGGCCTCGTCATCGAGGTGGCTCCGGAGTCGTACGAGATCAAGCACCAGATCTTCCGCGAACTCGACGGGATCGTGCGCCCCGAGACGATCCTCGCGACCGGCACCAACGCCCTGTCGGTGACCCGGCTGGCCGCCGACTCGGCCCGCCCGGAGCGGGTGCTGGGCCTGCACTTCTTCAACCCGGCGCCCGCGATGAAGCTGGTCGAGGTCGTCTCCTCGGTGCTCACCGCCCCGGCGGCCGTCACCGCGGTCACCGACCTCGCCCTCGATCTCGGCAAGGAGCCCGTCGCGGTCGGCGACCGGCCCGGTTTCGTCGCCGACGGGCTGCTGTTCGGCTACCTCAACCAGGCGGCCGCGATGTACGAGGCGAAGTACGCCTCCCGCGAGGACATCGACGCGGCGATGCGGCTCGGCTGCGGTCTGCCCATGGGCCCGCTCGCCCTGCTCGACCTGATCGGCGTGGACACCGCCCGCACCGTCCTGGAGGCCATGTACGCCGAGTCCCAGGACCGGCTGCACGCCCCCGCCCCGATCCTCAAGCAGCTCAGCGAGGCGGGCCTGACCGGCCGTAAGTCGGGACGCGGCTTCTACACGTACGAGGCTCCGGGCAGCGCGACGGTCGTGCGGGACGCGCTGACACCCTCGGAGAGCTCCGCGCAGGCCCAGGGCCGCGAGGTCCGTTCCGTCGGGGTCGCGGGCTCCGGGACCATGGCGTCCGGTATCGCGGAGGTCTTCGCCAAGGCCGGGTACGACGTCGTGCTCGCCGCCCGCAGCGAGGAGAAGGCGCAGACGGCCAAGGCCCGTATCGGCAAGTCTCTTTCGCGCTCTGTCGACAAGGGCCGCATGACCGCCGAGGCCGCCGCGCAGACCCTGGACCGGATCACCGCGGCGGGCTCCTACGAGGCGTTCGCGGACGTCGACCTGGCCGTCGAGGCCGTCGCCGAGGACCTGGAGATCAAGCGGCAGCTGTTCCAGGCCCTGGACAAGGTCTGCAAGCCGGGCGCGGTCCTGGCCACCACGACCTCCTCGCTGCCCGTCGTCGCCTGTGCCCGTGCCACCTCGCGCCCGCAGGACGTGATCGGCATGCACTTCTTCAACCCGGCGCCCGCGATGAAGCTGGTCGAGGTCGTCCGCACGGTCCTGACGGCCGAGGACGTCCACGCGACGGTCCGCGAGGTCTGCGGCAGGATCAGGAAGCACGCGGTGGACTGCGGTGACCGCGCGGGCTTCATCGTGAACGCCCTGCTGTTCCCGTACCTCAACAACGCGATCAAGATGGTGCAGGAGCACTACGCGTCGCTCGACGACATCGACGCGGCGATGAAGCTGGGCGGCGGCTATCCGATGGGCCCCTTCGAGCTGCTGGACGTCGTCGGCCTGGACGTCTCGCTTGCGATCGAGAAGGTCCTGCACCGCGAGTTCCGCGACCCGGGTCTGGCTCCGGCCCCGCTCCTGGAGCACCTGGTGGCAGCCGGCTGCCTCGGCCGCAAGACCGGCCGTGGCTTCCGCGAATATGCCCGCCGCTGAGCACGTCGGCGACTGGTTCACCGACGGCGAGGACTGGGGCGGACTGCTCGATCCGGGCAGTCCTCCCCCGCCCGCGAGACCTGGCGGCTCCCCGCCGGCCCGGGGCGGGACAAACCCCGGACACGCGCACCAACCTGCGCACATGCAGTACGTTCGGGTCATGCCCCAGCCCGCCAAGTCGTCCCGTACACCAGCCACGCCCGATGCGCCGGAGAGTGCCGCAGGAAATCGTGCGGCCGCCCAGCGGCTCAAGATGCGCCGAGAGCTGGCCGCCGCCGCGATGGAGCTGTTCTCCACCAAGGGGTACGAGGCGACGACCGTCGACGAGATCGCGGCCGCGGCCGGTGTCGCCCGCCGCACCTTCTTCCGCCACTTCCGCTCCAAGGAAGAGGCGATCTTCCCCGACCACGACGACACCCTGATCCGGGCGGAGGCCGTGCTGAACGCGGCCCCCGCGCACGAGCACCCGCTCGACACGGTGTGCCGCGGCATCAAGGAAGTCATGAAGATGTACGCGGCCCGGCCGGAGATCTCGGTCGCCCGCTACAAGCTGACGCGCGAGGTGCCGACGCTGCGGGAGGCGGAGATCGCCTCGGTGGCCCGCTACGAGCGGCTGTTCACGCGGTATCTGCTCGGGCACTTCGACGAGCACGCGCACGACGACGACGCGAACGACGACCCCCTGCTGGCGGAGGTCGCCGCGTCGGCCGTGGTCACCGCGCACAACCATGTGCTGCGGCGGTGGCTCCGGGCCGGCGGGCAGGGGGACGTGGAGGCGCAGCTGGACCACGCCTTCGCGATCGTGCGCAAGACCTTCGGGACCGGGATCGGGGCGGGCCGCACCGCGACCGCTCAGCCGCCGACCGCCGCGACGGTCTCCACCCAGGGCGAGGTCCTGGTCGCGCTCGCCCGCACCGACGCGCCGCTGGACGAGGTCATGCGCACCATCGAGCAGGCACTCAAGGAGCATTCCTGACGTACACGTCAAGGGGCCGGTACCGGGAAAACCCGGTACCGGCCCCTTTTCGCGTTCGAAGAAAAGTTTCTCTTCGAACTCTTCGCCAAGGATGCCCCAGCTCCTTCGCGATCTTCACCGAAAATCCCGCTCGTGGTCCGACGGCATGGCAGGCTTTCCGATCGTCGGACAGAAGACCCACGGGCCCGGGGAGGCCTGCGGTCTCGGCGTGAACACCGGAAAAAGCCTCGGGGAACAGGGGAATGAGGCTCGGTGCGCGCCCTCACAGTCCTTTCGCCGCCTGCCCGCGGCATTTCTCAGGGGGGATTACCTTGTCCTTTTCCACTCCGCCAGCCGTCGGCATCATCGGGCTCGGCTATGTCGGGCTGCCGACGGCTCTCGCCCTGCTGGAGTCGGGTCTCACGGTCATAGGACTCGACGTGGACGCCGCCCGGCTGGACGCCATCCGCGAACACCGTGTCGACCTGGTCCCCGACGACCACCGCCGACTGCGCGTCCACACCGGTGACGGCCCGGGCGCCGACCGGTTCGTCCTGACCACCGACCCCACGGCCCTGCGCGCCGCCGAGACGGTCCTGATCTGCGTCCCGACCCCCGTCGACGACCACCTGGTGCCCGACCTGCGGGCGCTGTCCGGCGCCTGTGCCACCGCCGCGGCCCAGGCGGTCCCCGGACAGACCCTCGTGCTGACCTCGACCAGCTACGTCGGCACCACCCGGGACCTGCTGCTGGGCCCGCTCGCCGAGCGCGGACTGCGGGTGCCCGAGGACCTGAGCGTCGCCTACGCCCCGGAGCGCATCGACCCGGGCAGCACCGAACACACCCAGAGCACGACCCCGCGGGTGGTCGGAGGAGTGAGTCCCGAGTGCACCCGACGCGCCGCCGACGTGCTGCGGCGCACCGGCGCCGAGGTGCACGAGGTGCTCTCGCCCGAGGCCGCCGAGATGACCAAGCTGCTGGAGAACACCTTCCGCGCGGTCAACATCGCCCTGGCCAACGAGTTCGCCACCATCTGCGGGGAGTTGGGCCTGGAGGCCCTGGAGGTCATCCAGGCGGCGGCCACCAAGCCGTACGGCTTCATGCCGTTCTTCCCCGGTCCCGGAGTGGGCGGGCACTGCATCCCCTGCGACCCGCACTACCTGCTGTGGCAGTTGCGCGAGAAGCGGGTCGCCTCGCCGCTGATCGACACGGCGATGACCGCGATCGCCACCCGGCCGCACGCGGTGGTGCAGCGCGCCCGGGACGTCCTCGCCGACCGGGGTGTGCCGCTGCGCGCGGCCCGGGTGCTGGTGGTCGGGGTGGCGTACAAACCGGGGGTGGCCGATCTGCGGGAGTCGCCGTCGCTGGAGATCATGGCCGCCCTCGGCGAGTCCGGCGCCGAGGTGGCCTACACCGACCCGCTGATCCCCTCGGTGTCCGTGGGCGGGCGGTGGCTGCGGTCCGAGCCCGAGCCCGGCGAGCGGGACTGGGACCTGGTGCTGGTCCACTGTGTGCACCCACGGCAGGACCTGTCGTGGATCGGGGACGACGTCCCGGTCCTGGACACCACCTACCGGCTGCAGGACTTCAAGCACCGGGCGGTGGTATGAGCGTCCAGGCCCAGCGGCCCGCCACACCCGGCGGGCCCGAGCCCTCCCCGTTCGTGCCCGGTCAGCGCGGCGCGCCGCCGGTCGGCCGAGCCCGCCTCACGGCGCTGACCGACCGCATGGACCCGGGCGTACGGCACGCCGCCCGCCGTCTGCTCGTGGTGATCATGCTGCTCCCGCTGCTGCTGATCCTGGCCCACGAGGCACCCCGGCTGGTCCAGGCCCCCCTGGTCCTCGGGTACGGCTTCCTGGTCCTGACGGTGACCGTCTCCAT from Streptomyces sp. CC0208 carries:
- a CDS encoding SRPBCC family protein; translated protein: MAQVEATTERIVAADAEKVFDAVADYSGTRSKVLPEQFSEYEVREGGDGEGTLVHWKLQATSKRVRDCLLEVTEPTDGELVEKDRNSSMVTTWRVTPAGEGKSRVVVTTTWQGAGGIGGFFEKTFAPKGLGRIYDSLLDRLAAEVEK
- a CDS encoding Rv2578c family radical SAM protein, whose amino-acid sequence is MRWENLTESAEHGRADAALFGADAVVSRTFDTPEFAGITFHEIRARSIINRVPGASRMPFEWTVNPYRGCSHACVYCFARKTHSYLDLDTGLGFDSQIVVKVNAPELLRRQLGSRRWAGDHIAMGTNVDCYQRAEGRYRLMPGILAALRDHANPFSILTKGTLILRDLDLLRQAAAVTDIGISVSVGFTDPELWRTVEPGTPAPERRLDVVRTLGEHGIGCGVLMAPVIPFLSDTPAQLRATVRAIAASGATSVTPLVLHLRPGAREWFMAWLNREHPYLVRRYERLYADGAYAPKWYQRRITRQVHELAQEYGIGPTGAGMPRRIREPEPEVEPMSEPVQLTLI
- a CDS encoding alpha/beta hydrolase, encoding MRKRAAVLCGAAVVVAGTFTSVPADASAPHTTPSVHAAKLTWKKCGTADYPTLQCASLKVPLDHANPGGQQITLALSRVPHTAKKYQGPLLVNPGGPGGSGLTFAGFIASGLPKAVAAQYDVIGFDPRGVGKSKPALDCKPGHFNPVRPNSVPSTPAIERANLKRAQSFAAACGRKYASVLPYIDTISAVRDMDSIRQALGARRINYFGYSYGTYLGAVYAKLFPHQVRRLVLDSIVDPTGVWYDDNLAQDYAFNDRHRALMAWIAKYDTTYKLGTDPERIEAKWYAMRAALAKKPAGGKVGASELEDTFIPGGYYNGYWPYLAEAFAAYVNHKDTDPLVEAYENFAAVDASGDNGYSIYTSVQCRDASWPRDWRQWQKDNWDVYEKAPFMAWNNAWYNAPCAFWPTKSLSPVNIANGKLPPVLLFQATNDAATPYEGGVTVHRLLAGSSLVVEEGGGNHGVTLSGNTCLDTYLATYLTDGKVPRGGGEADAVCQALPDPKPLTAKAASTSSRGAALHRLLGSRG
- a CDS encoding adenylosuccinate lyase, encoding MDEELRSLTERLRRESGASAAFDRLVATEDPDELAGVLTEPGQPLWARELAAFRLGLAGDRRAFESLVLLLNHRDPPRCAAAAYALARLDDPRTARAAAALATNELRVAYALHPVRLLAELRAPESVPALITTLERRLHPRDPYRRVALACVEGLGTLADARARPVLHEALAHPSLAEAAVRALARIPRQR
- a CDS encoding 3-hydroxyacyl-CoA dehydrogenase translates to MATPLSDPSLSPLQTIAVVGLGTMGTGIAEVLARAGRNVVGIDISEAQTAKAVATLETATARAVERGRLTEQERADVLARVHVSTDLRAAADAGLVIEVAPESYEIKHQIFRELDGIVRPETILATGTNALSVTRLAADSARPERVLGLHFFNPAPAMKLVEVVSSVLTAPAAVTAVTDLALDLGKEPVAVGDRPGFVADGLLFGYLNQAAAMYEAKYASREDIDAAMRLGCGLPMGPLALLDLIGVDTARTVLEAMYAESQDRLHAPAPILKQLSEAGLTGRKSGRGFYTYEAPGSATVVRDALTPSESSAQAQGREVRSVGVAGSGTMASGIAEVFAKAGYDVVLAARSEEKAQTAKARIGKSLSRSVDKGRMTAEAAAQTLDRITAAGSYEAFADVDLAVEAVAEDLEIKRQLFQALDKVCKPGAVLATTTSSLPVVACARATSRPQDVIGMHFFNPAPAMKLVEVVRTVLTAEDVHATVREVCGRIRKHAVDCGDRAGFIVNALLFPYLNNAIKMVQEHYASLDDIDAAMKLGGGYPMGPFELLDVVGLDVSLAIEKVLHREFRDPGLAPAPLLEHLVAAGCLGRKTGRGFREYARR
- a CDS encoding TetR family transcriptional regulator, whose product is MPQPAKSSRTPATPDAPESAAGNRAAAQRLKMRRELAAAAMELFSTKGYEATTVDEIAAAAGVARRTFFRHFRSKEEAIFPDHDDTLIRAEAVLNAAPAHEHPLDTVCRGIKEVMKMYAARPEISVARYKLTREVPTLREAEIASVARYERLFTRYLLGHFDEHAHDDDANDDPLLAEVAASAVVTAHNHVLRRWLRAGGQGDVEAQLDHAFAIVRKTFGTGIGAGRTATAQPPTAATVSTQGEVLVALARTDAPLDEVMRTIEQALKEHS
- a CDS encoding nucleotide sugar dehydrogenase, giving the protein MSFSTPPAVGIIGLGYVGLPTALALLESGLTVIGLDVDAARLDAIREHRVDLVPDDHRRLRVHTGDGPGADRFVLTTDPTALRAAETVLICVPTPVDDHLVPDLRALSGACATAAAQAVPGQTLVLTSTSYVGTTRDLLLGPLAERGLRVPEDLSVAYAPERIDPGSTEHTQSTTPRVVGGVSPECTRRAADVLRRTGAEVHEVLSPEAAEMTKLLENTFRAVNIALANEFATICGELGLEALEVIQAAATKPYGFMPFFPGPGVGGHCIPCDPHYLLWQLREKRVASPLIDTAMTAIATRPHAVVQRARDVLADRGVPLRAARVLVVGVAYKPGVADLRESPSLEIMAALGESGAEVAYTDPLIPSVSVGGRWLRSEPEPGERDWDLVLVHCVHPRQDLSWIGDDVPVLDTTYRLQDFKHRAVV